The stretch of DNA GCTACCTGTATCACCACTTGTAGCGCCAAGCACATTCAATGTTTGATTGCTCTCATCTAAAATATACTCAAAAAGGTTACCTAAAAACTGCAAAGCAATGTCTTTAAATGCATAAGTTGGACCATGGAATAACTCCAATATATATAAATCATCAAACTGCTTCAAAGGTGTAATTTCACTATCATCAAAAGCAGAGTAGCTTTTATCAATAAGCTCGTATATTTTATCTTCTCTTATATCGCCTATGTAGAGCTTGAATATCTCAAATGCAATAGATTTAAAGTCCTGCTTTTTTAAATCCTGTGGGGAAAGTTTTGGCACATACTCAGGCACAATAAGCCCACCATCAGTTGCAAGACCCATCATTATTGCATCTTTAAAGCTAATCTTATCTACACCACATCGTGTGCTTTTATAAAACATATATTCTCCTTAATTATGCGGTATACTGCTTGCAGCCCCTGCAAAATATTTCAAATCCTCGTTTGTAAATTTCATACCCAAACCTATAAAAGGCGATCTTGATTGGCTATTTAATAAGTCATTAACGCCACCATACAGATAAAAATGTCTCAAAATTCTATAAGAAGCTTGAATCCTAACTTGTGCATTGTGATCCCTTATATCATTTGAGTGATTAAAATCAAATGCATCCGCTGTTAATTTCAGATTGGGTGTAACATAATAATCAGCGCCTACGCCAAAAGTTGACTCAATAATGCCGCCTCTTATAACTATGTTGTTATAGCGCTTACCCATTTCTGCAGTTATGCGCGTTTTTGTATCTTGGCTGGAAGGATTTGGTGTGTTTTCGTAATTCTTCTCATTAACCGCTTCAATTCTATAAAACCTATCAGGTGCTGTATATATATTAACACCTGCAATACCCATAGAATTTCCGCCTCGCGTTAGGTAGTTGCCCTGAATGTTTGCCTGCACAAGTATTCTATTCATGCGGCCAAAGTACTCTTTTAAATCTTTAAGTGTTGAATTTAGGTTATCATAAACACTCTCATCATTAACAAGCTTACCCACTGTGCCTTTGCCTTCATTAATCTTTCTTGAAATCTCATCGATATTTGCCGTTGCATTATTAATATTATTGTAGATTTCATCTTTTGTCATAAGGCCACCAATGGTTCCTTTTCCTTCTTTAACATCTTCTGTTAAAGCATAAATATTATCCAAAGAAGCATTGAGTTTGCCCATTGATTTTTTTGCATTTTCAAGCGCTACTTTTAAATCAGGTCTTGATTGCAAAACAGTTTCGTTTATATTTGACATTGCCTGGTTAAATGCAAGCATTGCCTGTTTTGCTTCT from Desulfurella sp. encodes:
- a CDS encoding MlaD family protein, translating into MKKETIIGLFAFAIIVLFGAMTIKLGQISLTKRPTYTLYATFSNVSGLKNKAKVTVAGVEVGYVKNIELTPQGARVAMEIYSNYKIPKDSICSISTTGLLGETYIEITQGKSNIYLANNQSFVYTQSAVGLNNVVRGASEVLNQQNRDNLAKALENIAVLTANLNEVVNENRAALRATILEAKQAMLAFNQAMSNINETVLQSRPDLKVALENAKKSMGKLNASLDNIYALTEDVKEGKGTIGGLMTKDEIYNNINNATANIDEISRKINEGKGTVGKLVNDESVYDNLNSTLKDLKEYFGRMNRILVQANIQGNYLTRGGNSMGIAGVNIYTAPDRFYRIEAVNEKNYENTPNPSSQDTKTRITAEMGKRYNNIVIRGGIIESTFGVGADYYVTPNLKLTADAFDFNHSNDIRDHNAQVRIQASYRILRHFYLYGGVNDLLNSQSRSPFIGLGMKFTNEDLKYFAGAASSIPHN